The following are from one region of the Dreissena polymorpha isolate Duluth1 chromosome 2, UMN_Dpol_1.0, whole genome shotgun sequence genome:
- the LOC127867052 gene encoding dihydrofolate reductase-like isoform X3 produces the protein MIIHVHGRKSWAGCTEFQASYGSVYHIVCSQSRDPSIKTHPNLLTVAGSVPEALEYIADLDRKGKVDSVWIMGGSGIYQECLSHPLCGRIYLTHVYKDFPSDTFFPSFDDNFREVKNDATSDTYHEEDGISFEFKVYQNIRKCNTSI, from the exons ATGATTATACATGTTCATGGCCGTAAGAGCTGGGCGGGATGTACGGAGTTTCAGGCGAGCTATGGGAGCGTATATCACATCGTCTGTAGTCAGTCACGTGACCCAAG TATCAAGACACACCCGAATCTCCTGACGGTGGCCGGAAGTGTACCCGAGGCTCTCGAGTACATCGCAGACCTGGACCGAAAGGGGAAAGTGGACAGCGTCTGGATAATGGGTGGTTCAGGCATATACCAG GAGTGCCTGTCTCACCCGCTCTGTGGACGAATCTATCTCACTCACGTGTACAAGGACTTTCCGTCAGACACATTTTTCCCATCTTTTGATGACAACTTCCGAGAAGTAAA AAACGACGCCACTTCTGATACCTATCACGAAGAAGACGGTATTTCCTTCGAATTTAAAGTATACCAGAATATAAGGAAATGCAACACTTCTATATAA
- the LOC127867052 gene encoding dihydrofolate reductase-like isoform X2, with protein sequence MEIMEHNASTTNGLITFDMMAAMCHNNKGIGYQGDLPWPKLKADFEYYRKTTSTHKKDSSLMIIHVHGRKSWAGCTEFQASYGSVYHIVCSQSRDPSIKTHPNLLTVAGSVPEALEYIADLDRKGKVDSVWIMGGSGIYQECLSHPLCGRIYLTHVYKDFPSDTFFPSFDDNFREVK encoded by the exons ATGGAAATAATGGAACATAATGCCTCCACCACGAACGGTCTAATCACATTCGATATGATGGCAGCAATGTGTCATAACAACAAAGGTATTGGCTACCAAGGGGATCTGCCATGGCCAAAGTTGAA GGCCGATTTTGAGTATTATAGAAAGACCACATCCACACACAAGAAAg ACTCCAGTTTGATGATTATACATGTTCATGGCCGTAAGAGCTGGGCGGGATGTACGGAGTTTCAGGCGAGCTATGGGAGCGTATATCACATCGTCTGTAGTCAGTCACGTGACCCAAG TATCAAGACACACCCGAATCTCCTGACGGTGGCCGGAAGTGTACCCGAGGCTCTCGAGTACATCGCAGACCTGGACCGAAAGGGGAAAGTGGACAGCGTCTGGATAATGGGTGGTTCAGGCATATACCAG GAGTGCCTGTCTCACCCGCTCTGTGGACGAATCTATCTCACTCACGTGTACAAGGACTTTCCGTCAGACACATTTTTCCCATCTTTTGATGACAACTTCCGAGAAGTAAAGTAG
- the LOC127867052 gene encoding dihydrofolate reductase-like isoform X1 produces the protein MEIMEHNASTTNGLITFDMMAAMCHNNKGIGYQGDLPWPKLKADFEYYRKTTSTHKKDSSLMIIHVHGRKSWAGCTEFQASYGSVYHIVCSQSRDPSIKTHPNLLTVAGSVPEALEYIADLDRKGKVDSVWIMGGSGIYQECLSHPLCGRIYLTHVYKDFPSDTFFPSFDDNFREVKNDATSDTYHEEDGISFEFKVYQNIRKCNTSI, from the exons ATGGAAATAATGGAACATAATGCCTCCACCACGAACGGTCTAATCACATTCGATATGATGGCAGCAATGTGTCATAACAACAAAGGTATTGGCTACCAAGGGGATCTGCCATGGCCAAAGTTGAA GGCCGATTTTGAGTATTATAGAAAGACCACATCCACACACAAGAAAg ACTCCAGTTTGATGATTATACATGTTCATGGCCGTAAGAGCTGGGCGGGATGTACGGAGTTTCAGGCGAGCTATGGGAGCGTATATCACATCGTCTGTAGTCAGTCACGTGACCCAAG TATCAAGACACACCCGAATCTCCTGACGGTGGCCGGAAGTGTACCCGAGGCTCTCGAGTACATCGCAGACCTGGACCGAAAGGGGAAAGTGGACAGCGTCTGGATAATGGGTGGTTCAGGCATATACCAG GAGTGCCTGTCTCACCCGCTCTGTGGACGAATCTATCTCACTCACGTGTACAAGGACTTTCCGTCAGACACATTTTTCCCATCTTTTGATGACAACTTCCGAGAAGTAAA AAACGACGCCACTTCTGATACCTATCACGAAGAAGACGGTATTTCCTTCGAATTTAAAGTATACCAGAATATAAGGAAATGCAACACTTCTATATAA